In Salmo salar chromosome ssa15, Ssal_v3.1, whole genome shotgun sequence, one genomic interval encodes:
- the LOC106571671 gene encoding breast cancer metastasis-suppressor 1-like protein-A isoform X4, whose product MPVHAREKKESNHEEMEVDFPDQDASSTDEEDTVSSSVSEDGDSSDMDDEDCERRRIECMDEMTTLEKQFGDLKEQLYKERLSQVDIKLKEVIAGCAQEYLEPLANLQENMQIRTKVAGIYRELCLESVKNKYDCEIQAACQHWESEKLLLFDTVQSELEEKIRRLEEDRHSIDITSELWNDGLHSRKNKKKDPFCPAKKKKPVVVSGPYIVYMLQDLDILEDWTAIRKAMASLGPNRVKVDVPTKADRHHHVARSEEGRLFYDSQWYCRGQAICINRKDQYPTSAMITTINHDEVWFKRQDGSKSKLYISQLQKGKYTIKHS is encoded by the exons ATGCCGGTGCACGCCCGTGAAAAGAAAGAAAGCAACCACGAAGAAATGGAGGTTGATTTTCCCGATCAAGACGCTAGCAGCACAGACGAAGAGGACACTGTAAGCTCTTCTGTATCCGAAGATGGAGACAGCTCGG ATATGGACGATGAGGACTGTGAGAGAAGACGAATTGAATGCATGGACGAGATGACTACCCTCGAGAAGCAATTCGGTGACTTGAAAGAACA GTTGTACAAGGAGAGGCTAAGTCAGGTGGATATAAAGCTGAAGGAAGTGATAGCTGGCTGTGCCCAAGAGTATCTGGAACCACTGGCAAACCTGCAGGAGAATATGCAGATCAGGACCAAAGTCGCTG GGATCTACAGAGAGCTGTGTCTGGAGTCTGTGAAGAACAAGTATGACTGTGAAATCCAGGCTGCCTGCCAACACTGGGAG AGTGAGAAGCTGTTGCTGTTTGACACGGTGCAGAGTGAGCTAGAGGAGAAGATCAGACGCCTGGAGGAGGACCGACACAGCATCGACATCACCTCAG AACTTTGGAATGATGGTTTACATTCACGGAAGAACAAGAAGAAGGATCCCTTCTGCCCTgccaagaagaagaagcctgtTGTCGTCTCCG GTCCATATATTGTTTATATGCTGCAAGACCTGGATATACTTGAAGACTGGACAGCAATTCGAAAG GCGATGGCGTCGTTGGGGCCAAACAGGGTCAAGGTTGACG tccctaCCAAGGCTGACAGACACCACCATGTGGCGAGGTCTGAGGAGGGCAGACTGTTCTATGACAGCCAGTGGTATTGCAGAGGACAGGCCATATGCATCAACAGGAAGGACCAATACCCCACCAG CGCCATGATAACCACCATTAACCACGACGAGGTGTGGTTCAAGCGGCAGGACGGCAGCAAGTCCAAGTTGTACATCTCTCAGCTGCAGAAAGGGAAATACACCATCAAACACTCCTAA
- the LOC106571671 gene encoding breast cancer metastasis-suppressor 1-like protein-A isoform X1 has protein sequence MPVHAREKKESNHEEMEVDFPDQDASSTDEEDTVSSSVSEDGDSSDMDDEDCERRRIECMDEMTTLEKQFGDLKEQLYKERLSQVDIKLKEVIAGCAQEYLEPLANLQENMQIRTKVADDLPTSSLGIYRELCLESVKNKYDCEIQAACQHWESEKLLLFDTVQSELEEKIRRLEEDRHSIDITSELWNDGLHSRKNKKKDPFCPAKKKKPVVVSGPYIVYMLQDLDILEDWTAIRKAPQAMASLGPNRVKVDVPTKADRHHHVARSEEGRLFYDSQWYCRGQAICINRKDQYPTSAMITTINHDEVWFKRQDGSKSKLYISQLQKGKYTIKHS, from the exons ATGCCGGTGCACGCCCGTGAAAAGAAAGAAAGCAACCACGAAGAAATGGAGGTTGATTTTCCCGATCAAGACGCTAGCAGCACAGACGAAGAGGACACTGTAAGCTCTTCTGTATCCGAAGATGGAGACAGCTCGG ATATGGACGATGAGGACTGTGAGAGAAGACGAATTGAATGCATGGACGAGATGACTACCCTCGAGAAGCAATTCGGTGACTTGAAAGAACA GTTGTACAAGGAGAGGCTAAGTCAGGTGGATATAAAGCTGAAGGAAGTGATAGCTGGCTGTGCCCAAGAGTATCTGGAACCACTGGCAAACCTGCAGGAGAATATGCAGATCAGGACCAAAGTCGCTG ATGACCTACCCACCAGCTCCCTGG GGATCTACAGAGAGCTGTGTCTGGAGTCTGTGAAGAACAAGTATGACTGTGAAATCCAGGCTGCCTGCCAACACTGGGAG AGTGAGAAGCTGTTGCTGTTTGACACGGTGCAGAGTGAGCTAGAGGAGAAGATCAGACGCCTGGAGGAGGACCGACACAGCATCGACATCACCTCAG AACTTTGGAATGATGGTTTACATTCACGGAAGAACAAGAAGAAGGATCCCTTCTGCCCTgccaagaagaagaagcctgtTGTCGTCTCCG GTCCATATATTGTTTATATGCTGCAAGACCTGGATATACTTGAAGACTGGACAGCAATTCGAAAG GCACCACAGGCGATGGCGTCGTTGGGGCCAAACAGGGTCAAGGTTGACG tccctaCCAAGGCTGACAGACACCACCATGTGGCGAGGTCTGAGGAGGGCAGACTGTTCTATGACAGCCAGTGGTATTGCAGAGGACAGGCCATATGCATCAACAGGAAGGACCAATACCCCACCAG CGCCATGATAACCACCATTAACCACGACGAGGTGTGGTTCAAGCGGCAGGACGGCAGCAAGTCCAAGTTGTACATCTCTCAGCTGCAGAAAGGGAAATACACCATCAAACACTCCTAA
- the LOC106571671 gene encoding breast cancer metastasis-suppressor 1-like protein-A isoform X3, which produces MPVHAREKKESNHEEMEVDFPDQDASSTDEEDTVSSSVSEDGDSSDMDDEDCERRRIECMDEMTTLEKQFGDLKEQLYKERLSQVDIKLKEVIAGCAQEYLEPLANLQENMQIRTKVAGIYRELCLESVKNKYDCEIQAACQHWESEKLLLFDTVQSELEEKIRRLEEDRHSIDITSELWNDGLHSRKNKKKDPFCPAKKKKPVVVSGPYIVYMLQDLDILEDWTAIRKAPQAMASLGPNRVKVDVPTKADRHHHVARSEEGRLFYDSQWYCRGQAICINRKDQYPTSAMITTINHDEVWFKRQDGSKSKLYISQLQKGKYTIKHS; this is translated from the exons ATGCCGGTGCACGCCCGTGAAAAGAAAGAAAGCAACCACGAAGAAATGGAGGTTGATTTTCCCGATCAAGACGCTAGCAGCACAGACGAAGAGGACACTGTAAGCTCTTCTGTATCCGAAGATGGAGACAGCTCGG ATATGGACGATGAGGACTGTGAGAGAAGACGAATTGAATGCATGGACGAGATGACTACCCTCGAGAAGCAATTCGGTGACTTGAAAGAACA GTTGTACAAGGAGAGGCTAAGTCAGGTGGATATAAAGCTGAAGGAAGTGATAGCTGGCTGTGCCCAAGAGTATCTGGAACCACTGGCAAACCTGCAGGAGAATATGCAGATCAGGACCAAAGTCGCTG GGATCTACAGAGAGCTGTGTCTGGAGTCTGTGAAGAACAAGTATGACTGTGAAATCCAGGCTGCCTGCCAACACTGGGAG AGTGAGAAGCTGTTGCTGTTTGACACGGTGCAGAGTGAGCTAGAGGAGAAGATCAGACGCCTGGAGGAGGACCGACACAGCATCGACATCACCTCAG AACTTTGGAATGATGGTTTACATTCACGGAAGAACAAGAAGAAGGATCCCTTCTGCCCTgccaagaagaagaagcctgtTGTCGTCTCCG GTCCATATATTGTTTATATGCTGCAAGACCTGGATATACTTGAAGACTGGACAGCAATTCGAAAG GCACCACAGGCGATGGCGTCGTTGGGGCCAAACAGGGTCAAGGTTGACG tccctaCCAAGGCTGACAGACACCACCATGTGGCGAGGTCTGAGGAGGGCAGACTGTTCTATGACAGCCAGTGGTATTGCAGAGGACAGGCCATATGCATCAACAGGAAGGACCAATACCCCACCAG CGCCATGATAACCACCATTAACCACGACGAGGTGTGGTTCAAGCGGCAGGACGGCAGCAAGTCCAAGTTGTACATCTCTCAGCTGCAGAAAGGGAAATACACCATCAAACACTCCTAA
- the LOC106571671 gene encoding breast cancer metastasis-suppressor 1-like protein-A isoform X2: MPVHAREKKESNHEEMEVDFPDQDASSTDEEDTVSSSVSEDGDSSDMDDEDCERRRIECMDEMTTLEKQFGDLKEQLYKERLSQVDIKLKEVIAGCAQEYLEPLANLQENMQIRTKVADDLPTSSLGIYRELCLESVKNKYDCEIQAACQHWESEKLLLFDTVQSELEEKIRRLEEDRHSIDITSELWNDGLHSRKNKKKDPFCPAKKKKPVVVSGPYIVYMLQDLDILEDWTAIRKAMASLGPNRVKVDVPTKADRHHHVARSEEGRLFYDSQWYCRGQAICINRKDQYPTSAMITTINHDEVWFKRQDGSKSKLYISQLQKGKYTIKHS, from the exons ATGCCGGTGCACGCCCGTGAAAAGAAAGAAAGCAACCACGAAGAAATGGAGGTTGATTTTCCCGATCAAGACGCTAGCAGCACAGACGAAGAGGACACTGTAAGCTCTTCTGTATCCGAAGATGGAGACAGCTCGG ATATGGACGATGAGGACTGTGAGAGAAGACGAATTGAATGCATGGACGAGATGACTACCCTCGAGAAGCAATTCGGTGACTTGAAAGAACA GTTGTACAAGGAGAGGCTAAGTCAGGTGGATATAAAGCTGAAGGAAGTGATAGCTGGCTGTGCCCAAGAGTATCTGGAACCACTGGCAAACCTGCAGGAGAATATGCAGATCAGGACCAAAGTCGCTG ATGACCTACCCACCAGCTCCCTGG GGATCTACAGAGAGCTGTGTCTGGAGTCTGTGAAGAACAAGTATGACTGTGAAATCCAGGCTGCCTGCCAACACTGGGAG AGTGAGAAGCTGTTGCTGTTTGACACGGTGCAGAGTGAGCTAGAGGAGAAGATCAGACGCCTGGAGGAGGACCGACACAGCATCGACATCACCTCAG AACTTTGGAATGATGGTTTACATTCACGGAAGAACAAGAAGAAGGATCCCTTCTGCCCTgccaagaagaagaagcctgtTGTCGTCTCCG GTCCATATATTGTTTATATGCTGCAAGACCTGGATATACTTGAAGACTGGACAGCAATTCGAAAG GCGATGGCGTCGTTGGGGCCAAACAGGGTCAAGGTTGACG tccctaCCAAGGCTGACAGACACCACCATGTGGCGAGGTCTGAGGAGGGCAGACTGTTCTATGACAGCCAGTGGTATTGCAGAGGACAGGCCATATGCATCAACAGGAAGGACCAATACCCCACCAG CGCCATGATAACCACCATTAACCACGACGAGGTGTGGTTCAAGCGGCAGGACGGCAGCAAGTCCAAGTTGTACATCTCTCAGCTGCAGAAAGGGAAATACACCATCAAACACTCCTAA